The Daucus carota subsp. sativus chromosome 9, DH1 v3.0, whole genome shotgun sequence genome window below encodes:
- the LOC108200183 gene encoding caffeoylshikimate esterase isoform X2, protein MAMNKCVNSPFRPIELSIAPVGMKSLVKMKRSILRPRVVIMATKEPVIDGLTDEMNDIAIRNLDFAPSRRLVRSVFAEVQQQLDHCLFKMAPPGIRTEEWYEINSKDQEIFCKSWLPGPDVQLKGALCFCHGYGDTCTFFFEGVAKQIAASGYAVYAIDHPGFGLSEGLHGYVYSFEDIVDNVIEQFTIIKGRPEIRGLPHFLLGQSMGGAVAIKALLKEPQQWDGLVLVAPMCKIAEDVMPPAPIANALIMLAKVLPKAKLVPQQDLAELAFRDLNKRKLASYNVICYNDQTRLRTAVELLNATKDIESQLDKINSPLLILHGAADKITDPKISEFLYEKASSEDKTLKLYKDGYHCILEGEPDEIIFTVIQDIITWLDSQCSVHKESLQVAKCSES, encoded by the exons ATGGCCATGAACAAATGTGTGAACTCACCATTCAGGCCAATAGAATTGTCTATTGCACCGGTTGGTATGAAATCATTGGTGAAGATGAAGAGAAGCATTTTGAGGCCAAGGGTGGTGATCATGGCTACGAAAGAACCGGTGATCGATGGCCTGACTGATGAAATGAACGATATTGCCATAAGGAACTTGGACTTTGCGCCTTCTCGGAGACTTGTTCGTTCTGTTTTTGCTGAGGTTCAACAGCAGCTTGATCATTGCTTGTTTAAG ATGGCTCCTCCTGGAATTAGAACAGAGGAG TGGTATGAGATAAATTCGAAGGATCAAGAAATATTCTGCAAAAGTTGGTTGCCGGGGCCTGATGTTCAGCTTAAGGGAGCTTTGTGTTTCTGTCATGGATATGGTGATACATGCACTTTTTTCTTCGAAG GTGTTGCGAAGCAAATTGCAGCAAGTGGATATGCTGTTTATGCAATAGATCATCCTGGTTTCGGTCTTTCAGAAGGACTACATGGTTATGTATATAGTTTTGAAGATATAGTTGACAACGTCATTGAACAATTCACGATCATCAAAG GAAGGCCTGAGATACGGGGGTTACCACACTTTTTATTGGGTCAGTCCATGGGTGGAGCAGTTGCTATCAAGGCTCTACTGAAGGAACCACAACAATGGGATGGACTAGTTCTTGTGGCTCCGATGTGTAAG ATTGCAGAGGACGTGATGCCTCCAGCACCCATCGCTAATGCATTGATTATGTTAGCAAAAGTTCTTCCGAAAGCTAAGCTTGTACCTCAACAAGATTTAGCTGAGCTAGCATTCAGAGACTTAAATAAAAGGAAACTG GCATCATATAACGTGATCTGTTACAATGACCAAACAAGACTGAGGACTGCTGTAGAATTGCTGAACGCTACAAAAGATATTGAATCACAGCTCGACAAG ATCAATTCCCCACTGCTTATTCTTCACGGAGCTGCTGACAAGATTACGGACCCGAAGATAAGTGAGTTTCTTTATGAAAAGGCATCCAGTGAGGATAAAACCTTGAAGCTTTATAAGGATGGATACCATTGCATTCTAGAAGGAGAACCGGACGAAATAATTTTCACAGTTATTCAAGACATTATCACTTGGCTTGATTCTCAATGTTCTGTCCATAAAGAGTCACTCCAAGTTGCCAAGTGCTCAGAATCCTAG
- the LOC108200183 gene encoding caffeoylshikimate esterase isoform X1 has product MAMNKCVNSPFRPIELSIAPVGMKSLVKMKRSILRPRVVIMATKEPVIDGLTDEMNDIAIRNLDFAPSRRLVRSVFAEVQQQLDHCLFKMAPPGIRTEEWYEINSKDQEIFCKSWLPGPDVQLKGALCFCHGYGDTCTFFFEGVAKQIAASGYAVYAIDHPGFGLSEGLHGYVYSFEDIVDNVIEQFTIIKGRPEIRGLPHFLLGQSMGGAVAIKALLKEPQQWDGLVLVAPMCKIAEDVMPPAPIANALIMLAKVLPKAKLVPQQDLAELAFRDLNKRKLAIHFQASYNVICYNDQTRLRTAVELLNATKDIESQLDKINSPLLILHGAADKITDPKISEFLYEKASSEDKTLKLYKDGYHCILEGEPDEIIFTVIQDIITWLDSQCSVHKESLQVAKCSES; this is encoded by the exons ATGGCCATGAACAAATGTGTGAACTCACCATTCAGGCCAATAGAATTGTCTATTGCACCGGTTGGTATGAAATCATTGGTGAAGATGAAGAGAAGCATTTTGAGGCCAAGGGTGGTGATCATGGCTACGAAAGAACCGGTGATCGATGGCCTGACTGATGAAATGAACGATATTGCCATAAGGAACTTGGACTTTGCGCCTTCTCGGAGACTTGTTCGTTCTGTTTTTGCTGAGGTTCAACAGCAGCTTGATCATTGCTTGTTTAAG ATGGCTCCTCCTGGAATTAGAACAGAGGAG TGGTATGAGATAAATTCGAAGGATCAAGAAATATTCTGCAAAAGTTGGTTGCCGGGGCCTGATGTTCAGCTTAAGGGAGCTTTGTGTTTCTGTCATGGATATGGTGATACATGCACTTTTTTCTTCGAAG GTGTTGCGAAGCAAATTGCAGCAAGTGGATATGCTGTTTATGCAATAGATCATCCTGGTTTCGGTCTTTCAGAAGGACTACATGGTTATGTATATAGTTTTGAAGATATAGTTGACAACGTCATTGAACAATTCACGATCATCAAAG GAAGGCCTGAGATACGGGGGTTACCACACTTTTTATTGGGTCAGTCCATGGGTGGAGCAGTTGCTATCAAGGCTCTACTGAAGGAACCACAACAATGGGATGGACTAGTTCTTGTGGCTCCGATGTGTAAG ATTGCAGAGGACGTGATGCCTCCAGCACCCATCGCTAATGCATTGATTATGTTAGCAAAAGTTCTTCCGAAAGCTAAGCTTGTACCTCAACAAGATTTAGCTGAGCTAGCATTCAGAGACTTAAATAAAAGGAAACTG GCAATCCATTTTCAGGCATCATATAACGTGATCTGTTACAATGACCAAACAAGACTGAGGACTGCTGTAGAATTGCTGAACGCTACAAAAGATATTGAATCACAGCTCGACAAG ATCAATTCCCCACTGCTTATTCTTCACGGAGCTGCTGACAAGATTACGGACCCGAAGATAAGTGAGTTTCTTTATGAAAAGGCATCCAGTGAGGATAAAACCTTGAAGCTTTATAAGGATGGATACCATTGCATTCTAGAAGGAGAACCGGACGAAATAATTTTCACAGTTATTCAAGACATTATCACTTGGCTTGATTCTCAATGTTCTGTCCATAAAGAGTCACTCCAAGTTGCCAAGTGCTCAGAATCCTAG
- the LOC108201456 gene encoding protein pleiotropic regulatory locus 1, giving the protein MVMESPVEAESLRKVCYKSMKRGLDFFSSPCHDSYATSDPVSKKSRMSHKLPTFQDAAGSRTRLDHSQTLPDDCLPKKEGFQPTSLGDEAGFAGKSGETLNSDHASCNKFSSDTRKSLVKHPVWKAYRVLSNHLGWVRSVAFSPSNEWFCTGSADRTIKIWDLASGKLQHTLTGHIGQVRSLAVSNRHTYLFSGGDDKQVKCWDLEQNKVIRSFHGHLSGVYCMALHPTIDVLVTGGRDSVCRVWDVRSKVQIHALSGHDNTVCSVFTRSTDPQLVTGSHDATIKFWDLRYGKTMTTLTHHKKSVRAMVPHPVEDNFASASPDSIKKFNLPGGVFMHNMTSRQNTIINAMAVNGDGLMVTGDDDGSLWFWDWKTGHNFQQIKSKVQPGSLDCEAAIYAASFDVTGSRLVTCEADKTVKIWKEETM; this is encoded by the coding sequence ATGGTGATGGAATCTCCGGTAGAAGCAGAGTCCCTGAGAAAAGTGTGTTATAAGTCCATGAAGAGAGGCCTTGATTTCTTCTCTTCTCCTTGTCATGATTCCTATGCAACAAGTGATCCTGTTAGCAAGAAATCACGTATGAGTCATAAGTTGCCCACTTTTCAGGACGCAGCTGGTAGCCGAACCAGACTGGATCATTCTCAAACACTTCCAGATGATTGTCTACCTAAGAAAGAAGGATTTCAACCTACGAGCCTCGGGGATGAGGCTGGATTTGCTGGAAAAAGCGGAGAAACATTAAATTCTGATCATGCTTCATGTAACAAATTCTCTTCTGACACAAGGAAGAGTCTCGTAAAACATCCTGTGTGGAAAGCCTACAGGGTTTTGAGTAATCATTTGGGATGGGTGAGATCGGTTGCTTTTAGTCCAAGTAATGAATGGTTCTGTACAGGATCTGCTGATCGTACGATTAAGATATGGGACTTGGCAAGTGGAAAGTTGCAGCACACACTTACGGGACATATTGGACAAGTCCGAAGCCTTGCTGTTAGCAACAGACACACGTACCTGTTTTCTGGTGGCGACGATAAACAAGTTAAGTGCTGGGACTTGGAACAGAACAAAGTGATCCGGTCTTTTCATGGTCATCTCAGTGGTGTTTATTGCATGGCTCTTCATCCCACAATTGATGTTTTGGTCACTGGAGGCCGTGATTCGGTGTGTCGTGTGTGGGACGTGCGGAGCAAGGTACAAATACATGCCCTTTCGGGGCACGATAACACAGTTTGTTCAGTTTTTACTCGGTCTACAGATCCACAACTTGTCACGGGCTCCCATGATGCCACTATAAAGTTTTGGGACCTTCGATATGGGAAGACAATGACAACACTAACGCACCATAAAAAGTCTGTACGAGCCATGGTTCCGCATCCAGTTGAGGATAATTTTGCATCTGCCTCACCTGACAGCATCAAGAAATTCAATCTTCCAGGAGGGGTGTTTATGCATAACATGACTTCAAGGCAGAACACAATAATCAACGCAATGGCAGTGAATGGGGACGGTTTGATGGTCACTGGAGATGATGATGGAAGTCTCTGGTTTTGGGACTGGAAGACTGGCCATAACTTCCAACAAATTAAGTCAAAGGTTCAGCCTGGTTCCCTGGACTGCGAAGCTGCAATATATGCTGCCTCATTTGATGTCACGGGTTCAAGACTGGTGACATGTGAAGCGGATAAGACGGTGAAGATTTGGAAAGAGGAGACAATGTAA
- the LOC108202067 gene encoding adenylate isopentenyltransferase: MPHSTMLQHCNATPPRRHPKVLVILGATGAGKSKLSVDMASTFFPNSEIINSDKIQLYRGLDITTNKMTLSQQLGVTHHLLGQLDPVNSVSPSEFRSLGSAIIADIFARRRLPIIVGGSNSLIYALLVKRFDPDCDVFNGSKPDPVSSELRYNCCFIWVDVFLPVLNEYLNKRVDSMLNSGMLDELDEFFASPEFDSVSETGLKKAIGVPEFKKYLTNDCTNFEEDLYEEAVRNVKENTCQLAKRQMGKIQRLREGKWDLRRIDATAAFKAAMGLDGEKAARIWERQVVETSVKIVNRFLKDE; this comes from the coding sequence ATGCCCCACTCAACCATGTTACAACATTGTAACGCTACTCCTCCCCGGCGCCACCCCAAAGTCCTCGTCATTCTCGGCGCTACTGGCGCCGGGAAGTCGAAATTGTCGGTTGACATGGCTTCCACTTTTTTCCCGAACTCCGAGATTATTAACTCGGATAAAATTCAGCTTTATCGCGGTTTAGATATTACTACGAATAAAATGACATTGTCTCAGCAACTCGGCGTCACTCACCACCTCCTCGGCCAACTCGACCCGGTCAACTCAGTGTCCCCGTCCGAGTTCCGCTCCCTCGGGTCCGCTATTATCGCCGACATTTTCGCGCGCCGCCGTTTGCCGATCATTGTGGGCGGGTCGAACTCGCTCATCTACGCTCTTCTGGTGAAACGGTTCGACCCGGATTGTGACGTGTTCAACGGGTCGAAACCCGACCCGGTATCCTCGGAGCTCCGGTACAACTGCTGCTTCATCTGGGTCGACGTATTCCTCCCCGTCCTAAACGAGTACCTCAACAAACGAGTCGACTCAATGCTTAACTCGGGCATGCTGGACGAGCTCGACGAATTTTTCGCCTCCCCCGAGTTCGACTCAGTGAGTGAGACCGGGCTCAAGAAAGCCATAGGAGTCCCCGAGTTCAAAAAATACCTAACTAATGATTGCACAAATTTCGAGGAGGATCTGTACGAGGAGGCAGTTAGGAATGTGAAGGAGAACACGTGTCAGCTAGCCAAGAGACAGATGGGAAAGATCCAACGGCTGAGAGAAGGCAAGTGGGACCTACGGAGAATAGATGCAACGGCGGCGTTTAAAGCGGCGATGGGATTAGATGGCGAAAAAGCCGCGAGAATATGGGAGAGGCAAGTAGTGGAAACAAGCGTGAAGATTGTGAATCGGTTTTTGAAAGATGAGTAG